The following proteins are encoded in a genomic region of Bradyrhizobium sp. SK17:
- a CDS encoding peptide deformylase: MTIRPIVRYPDPRLARPAEPVSMFDDALRELAQDLLETMRAAPGIGITAPHIGVALRVVVLELDAREGPRTYVNPEIIFTSDEMILHKEGSVSMPGVTDEVERHARVRIRYQDTDGNAQTEESDGLRAVCHQHEIDQLDGMFWIRRLSRLKRERLIKRFEKISRG, translated from the coding sequence ATGACCATTCGTCCCATCGTCCGCTATCCCGATCCGCGGCTGGCGCGGCCCGCCGAGCCGGTGAGCATGTTCGACGACGCGCTGCGCGAGCTGGCGCAGGATCTGCTCGAGACCATGCGCGCCGCGCCCGGCATCGGCATCACCGCGCCGCATATCGGCGTGGCGCTGCGCGTCGTGGTGCTCGAGCTCGATGCGCGCGAGGGGCCGCGGACCTATGTCAATCCGGAGATCATCTTCACCTCGGACGAGATGATCCTGCACAAGGAAGGCAGCGTCTCGATGCCCGGCGTCACCGACGAGGTCGAGCGCCATGCGCGCGTCCGCATCCGCTATCAGGACACCGACGGCAACGCGCAGACCGAGGAGTCCGACGGCCTGCGCGCCGTTTGCCACCAGCACGAGATCGATCAGCTCGACGGCATGTTCTGGATCAGGCGGCTGTCGCGGTTGAAGCGGGAGCGCCTGATCAAGCGGTTCGAGAAGATCTCGCGCGGATGA
- a CDS encoding serine hydrolase, with product MSVAAANPQQNPTAAETDPNELGWMQGFPPPQDKTITFQDGSFRSFPELRWAWSNIRQLVPTVNVWRGAGGASVLPRADHDIGGSASVTMDGRPQTFARMLEDSYADGIAVLHRGKLIYERYFGALKPHKPHIAMSVTKSFTGTLAGILIAEGKIDPQAPVTDYVPELKASAFGDARVHEVMDMTTGLKYTEVYTDKNSDVWGLRRANGMAPIPPGYEGATTIFDFLCAQPKQGEHGKAFAYKTVNTDVLAWIIRRASGMTLSDLLSERIWAPMGAEEDAHYHVDRIGTESGGGGLSTTLRDLARFGETIRNHGRFNGRQIVPSQVVEDIARGGDPEKFKPAGYTTLPGASYRNQWWVTHNAHGAFMARGVHGQGIYIDPRAEMVIARYASHPMAGNAANDPVTLPAYMALAKDLMAGG from the coding sequence ATGTCCGTCGCAGCCGCCAATCCGCAACAAAACCCCACCGCCGCCGAGACCGATCCGAACGAGCTCGGCTGGATGCAGGGCTTTCCGCCGCCGCAGGACAAGACCATCACCTTCCAGGACGGCTCGTTCCGCAGCTTCCCCGAACTGCGCTGGGCCTGGAGCAACATCCGCCAGCTGGTGCCGACGGTGAATGTCTGGCGCGGAGCAGGGGGCGCGTCGGTGCTGCCGCGCGCGGATCACGACATCGGCGGGTCGGCGTCGGTGACGATGGACGGCCGGCCGCAGACCTTCGCGCGCATGCTCGAGGACAGCTACGCCGATGGCATCGCCGTGCTGCATCGGGGCAAACTGATCTACGAGCGCTACTTCGGCGCGCTGAAGCCGCACAAGCCGCATATCGCGATGTCGGTGACCAAGTCGTTCACCGGCACGCTCGCCGGCATCCTGATCGCCGAGGGCAAGATCGATCCGCAGGCGCCGGTCACCGACTACGTGCCGGAGCTGAAGGCCAGCGCGTTCGGCGATGCCCGCGTGCATGAAGTGATGGATATGACCACCGGCCTGAAATACACCGAGGTCTATACCGACAAGAACTCCGACGTCTGGGGGCTGCGCCGCGCCAACGGCATGGCGCCGATCCCGCCGGGCTATGAGGGCGCGACCACCATCTTCGATTTCCTCTGCGCGCAGCCGAAGCAGGGCGAGCACGGCAAGGCGTTCGCCTACAAGACCGTCAACACCGACGTACTGGCCTGGATCATCCGGCGCGCCAGCGGCATGACCTTGTCGGATCTCTTGTCCGAGCGGATCTGGGCGCCGATGGGCGCGGAGGAGGACGCGCATTATCACGTCGACCGCATCGGCACCGAAAGCGGCGGCGGCGGGTTGTCGACCACGCTGCGCGATCTCGCCCGCTTCGGCGAGACCATCCGCAATCACGGCCGCTTCAATGGCCGCCAGATCGTGCCGTCGCAGGTGGTCGAGGACATCGCACGCGGCGGCGATCCCGAGAAGTTCAAGCCGGCCGGCTACACCACGCTGCCCGGCGCCTCCTACCGCAATCAATGGTGGGTGACGCACAATGCGCACGGCGCCTTCATGGCGCGCGGCGTGCACGGCCAGGGCATCTACATCGATCCCAGGGCCGAGATGGTGATCGCGCGCTACGCCTCGCACCCGATGGCCGGCAATGCCGCCAATGACCCGGTGACCTTGCCGGCGTACATGGCGCTGGCGAAGGATCTGATGGCGGGAGGGTAG
- a CDS encoding VOC family protein yields the protein MTDLVTCLWFDQGRAREAAEFYAATFPDSHVDAGHVSPIPGIGQGDELTVEFTVLGRRFVGLNGGSNYVPNEAVSFMVLTDSQQETDRYWNAVTKNGGKELPCGWCRDRWGFTWQITPRRLLELVNGADQAAGRRAMEAMMTMKNIDIAAIERAAAG from the coding sequence ATGACCGATCTCGTCACATGCCTTTGGTTCGATCAGGGCCGGGCGCGCGAAGCGGCGGAGTTTTATGCCGCGACCTTTCCCGACAGCCATGTCGATGCTGGGCACGTCTCGCCGATTCCGGGGATCGGGCAGGGCGATGAGCTGACGGTCGAGTTCACCGTGCTCGGCCGCCGCTTCGTCGGGCTGAATGGCGGTTCCAACTACGTGCCGAACGAGGCCGTCAGTTTCATGGTGCTGACCGACAGCCAGCAGGAGACCGATCGCTACTGGAACGCGGTGACGAAAAATGGCGGCAAGGAATTGCCGTGCGGCTGGTGCCGTGACCGCTGGGGCTTCACCTGGCAGATCACGCCGCGGCGGCTGCTCGAGCTGGTCAACGGGGCCGATCAAGCCGCGGGGCGTCGCGCGATGGAGGCGATGATGACGATGAAGAATATCGACATCGCCGCGATCGAGCGGGCGGCGGCTGGGTAA
- a CDS encoding FAD-dependent monooxygenase, which translates to MVDYPVSVQNPHPPSGAPVLVSGASFAGLAMAYWLNRLGYRVTVVEVASELRKGGTPVDIEGETVGVLERMGMFDAVRAKALPPRAFEFKDVQDHTLGGFGIDTGPDAPPRTRFEIHRDDLLEILFAGIDGAVELRFGRSIKQLSDGPEGVTVTLDDGTRRTYALVFGCDGNRSNTRKLVFGDEKNFTYFMGGYVYLKVVPVTGILPPNVSQVFSVPGRTAMLNGYDDRTDIGLAFRATSEIEYDYRDRAQQRAMIHDHFDGLGWKVPAALKHVDTDNDFYFDRINQIRMPFWSKGRVALVGDAGYCVSPVAGMGGSMAIIGAGRLAEALQRNGADYAAAFQDYHDKLHAFVDEVQMRAANDGMAMIFPVDDAEISERDRRLRDGELNL; encoded by the coding sequence ATGGTCGACTACCCTGTCTCCGTCCAGAATCCTCATCCGCCTTCCGGCGCCCCTGTGCTGGTCAGTGGCGCAAGCTTCGCGGGCTTGGCGATGGCTTATTGGCTCAACCGGCTGGGCTACCGGGTTACGGTGGTCGAGGTTGCAAGCGAGCTTCGCAAAGGCGGGACGCCGGTCGACATCGAGGGCGAGACCGTTGGCGTTCTCGAGCGCATGGGTATGTTCGATGCTGTTCGAGCCAAGGCGTTGCCCCCGCGCGCGTTTGAGTTCAAGGACGTCCAGGATCACACGCTTGGCGGCTTTGGCATCGATACCGGGCCGGATGCGCCGCCGCGCACCCGGTTTGAGATACACCGTGATGATCTGCTGGAAATCCTCTTCGCGGGGATCGATGGGGCGGTCGAGCTGCGGTTCGGCCGCTCGATCAAACAGCTTAGCGATGGTCCTGAAGGCGTCACGGTCACGCTGGATGACGGGACGCGGCGTACCTATGCCCTGGTGTTTGGCTGCGACGGCAATCGCTCCAACACGAGGAAGTTGGTGTTCGGCGACGAGAAGAACTTCACTTACTTCATGGGAGGTTATGTCTATCTGAAGGTCGTGCCGGTGACGGGTATATTGCCGCCCAACGTATCGCAGGTGTTCAGCGTGCCGGGGCGAACGGCAATGCTGAACGGCTACGACGACCGAACCGACATTGGCCTCGCGTTTCGCGCCACCAGCGAAATCGAATACGACTATCGTGATCGCGCGCAGCAGCGAGCGATGATCCATGACCATTTCGATGGGCTAGGCTGGAAGGTGCCGGCCGCCCTGAAGCACGTGGATACTGACAACGACTTTTACTTCGACAGGATCAACCAGATCCGGATGCCGTTTTGGTCGAAAGGGCGGGTCGCTCTCGTGGGTGACGCAGGCTACTGCGTATCACCGGTAGCAGGGATGGGTGGCTCGATGGCGATCATTGGGGCGGGACGACTTGCCGAAGCATTGCAACGGAACGGCGCCGACTACGCTGCCGCCTTCCAAGACTATCACGACAAACTGCATGCCTTTGTCGATGAAGTTCAGATGAGGGCAGCCAATGACGGCATGGCAATGATATTCCCAGTCGACGATGCCGAAATTTCGGAGCGTGACCGAAGGCTCCGTGACGGCGAACTCAACCTGTAG
- a CDS encoding TetR/AcrR family transcriptional regulator — protein MNEKADRRTRKRLATRQSISDTATRLFLERGFDSVTIDEIAAAADVGRMTVFNHFPRKEDMFFDREEEIQALAFDAIRKRGPGVSPIEATRKLAHDLVAQDHEFVMLSADTSWFIKTAMASEALKARAREMRDDFTRALAIVLADTSNRPTGDPNAHLAAGLIVSTWNVAFSEAQKLFDRTRDASAAKRCFLAVIDRGTAGAAAALAKTAYA, from the coding sequence ATGAACGAAAAGGCCGACCGACGCACCCGCAAGCGTCTGGCAACCCGCCAGAGCATCTCGGACACGGCGACCCGTCTGTTTCTTGAGCGGGGCTTCGATTCAGTAACGATCGACGAAATCGCCGCAGCAGCCGACGTTGGCCGAATGACGGTTTTCAATCATTTCCCCCGGAAAGAGGACATGTTCTTCGACCGTGAGGAAGAGATTCAGGCGTTGGCCTTCGACGCTATTCGCAAACGTGGGCCCGGCGTCTCGCCGATCGAGGCGACTCGCAAACTGGCGCATGACCTTGTTGCGCAGGATCATGAGTTTGTGATGCTGTCCGCAGACACGAGCTGGTTCATCAAGACGGCCATGGCCAGTGAGGCGCTCAAGGCGCGCGCGCGGGAGATGCGAGACGATTTTACCCGCGCATTAGCAATCGTGTTGGCCGATACCAGCAACCGACCAACAGGTGATCCGAATGCTCATCTTGCAGCCGGACTCATCGTATCGACCTGGAACGTTGCCTTCAGTGAAGCGCAGAAACTCTTTGATCGCACGCGTGACGCAAGCGCGGCGAAGCGCTGCTTCCTTGCGGTTATCGACCGCGGGACGGCGGGAGCAGCCGCAGCCCTCGCAAAGACCGCTTACGCTTGA
- a CDS encoding restriction endonuclease, protein MMSFREAQAVEDLADLLYDFLPGSGNNRTAFPLAAAQAGVGDLWVPGSKRPAIVQLLTATLEQRRSCFTKLIVAIVRQAMTYRRGKGNPLSREEIDRLNILLPGVQFKIPELLDPSFLGSFGSVKAGEPARQASSTLSESKAQELATLLVEITKLDPQARGLRFEGFLNELFAGFGLAPRGSFRLVGEQIDGSFKLHGQTYLVEAKWHGPQIGFADLMTFSGKVGGKASWSRGLFVSNSGFTAEGLEAFSRGRQTNLICADGLDLYEVLSRKVSLIGVLEAKERRAAETNRAFVAVRDLNL, encoded by the coding sequence ATGATGTCGTTTCGTGAAGCTCAGGCGGTCGAAGACCTGGCGGATCTTCTCTACGATTTCCTCCCCGGAAGCGGAAACAACAGGACCGCGTTTCCGCTTGCCGCTGCGCAGGCCGGTGTTGGCGATCTATGGGTCCCAGGCAGCAAGCGACCCGCGATCGTGCAGCTCTTGACCGCGACGCTCGAACAGCGCCGGTCGTGTTTCACCAAGTTAATCGTGGCGATCGTTCGACAGGCGATGACCTACCGGCGCGGAAAGGGAAATCCCCTAAGCCGCGAAGAGATTGATCGGCTGAACATCCTTCTTCCCGGTGTCCAATTCAAAATCCCCGAGTTGCTTGATCCAAGTTTTCTCGGCAGCTTCGGCTCGGTAAAGGCGGGGGAGCCTGCGCGGCAGGCGTCTTCGACGTTGAGTGAGTCGAAGGCCCAGGAACTTGCGACGCTGCTCGTTGAGATCACCAAGCTCGACCCCCAGGCGCGAGGTCTGCGATTCGAAGGCTTTCTCAACGAGCTGTTCGCCGGCTTTGGGCTCGCGCCGCGTGGCTCGTTCCGTCTCGTCGGCGAGCAGATCGACGGCAGTTTCAAGCTGCATGGTCAGACCTATCTGGTGGAAGCGAAATGGCACGGGCCTCAGATCGGCTTTGCCGATCTGATGACGTTTTCCGGTAAGGTCGGCGGAAAAGCGTCGTGGTCGCGCGGACTGTTCGTTAGCAATTCCGGTTTCACGGCCGAGGGGCTCGAAGCGTTCTCGCGTGGGCGGCAAACCAATCTGATATGCGCGGACGGGCTCGACCTCTATGAGGTGCTCTCGCGCAAGGTCTCATTGATCGGGGTTTTAGAAGCGAAGGAACGTCGTGCTGCCGAAACAAACCGAGCGTTCGTCGCTGTGCGAGATCTGAATCTCTGA
- the qatA gene encoding Qat anti-phage system ATPase QatA, with product MILTDNETKVDLLNNEAIAATIIKLLRDRPDQPVTVGVHGDWGAGKSSVLEMIEAGFEGEAKVLCLKFNGWRFQGFEDAKIALIEGIVTGLIEKRPALTAAGETVKDVFRRIDWLKVAKKAGGLAFTAFTGIPTPDQIQTIVGTLEGFLADPAKLATKENLEAAVEGVKGLLKPKGEGDSTNVPEEINAFRKAFDDLLDKAGVEQLVVLIDDLDRCLPDTAIETLEAVRLFVFTSRTAFVVAADEAMIEYAVRKHFPDLPDTTGPQTYARNYLEKLIQVPFRIPALGDTETRIYVTLLLVGAELGDNDEAFNALIKVARERLKRPWTSGALDAATVRTALGGKASRANNALALSDQIGPILASGTKGNPRQIKRFLNTLVLRQRTAEARGFGDDVKLPVLAKLMLAERFLPRLFDQIAAAAAAAANGKCPDLSALEAAATAKDDAKTAAKPEKAAAKGDDAVKSTESALLSEWLSSPAIKAWAAVPTAIGGEDLRPYLFVAKDRKDYFGAASVLGHLAAVVEQLFGGKFAVQGLEADLKRLATPEAAQIFEAVRGRIVGGDSFDTEPPGAAGLAVLVKAHPTLQANLVDFLEALPRDRLGPWVCGGWEGVLKDGDATQRFDRLLQTWGKEGGAMLKAAAMGVLRTRQGVR from the coding sequence GTGATCCTGACGGACAACGAGACTAAGGTCGACCTTCTCAACAACGAGGCGATCGCAGCGACCATCATCAAACTCTTGCGCGACCGGCCCGATCAACCGGTGACTGTTGGTGTCCATGGTGATTGGGGCGCCGGCAAGTCTAGTGTGTTGGAGATGATCGAGGCCGGCTTCGAGGGGGAAGCGAAGGTCCTGTGCCTCAAGTTCAATGGTTGGCGTTTTCAGGGATTCGAAGACGCTAAAATTGCGCTTATCGAGGGCATCGTCACCGGGCTCATCGAAAAGCGGCCCGCTCTCACCGCGGCGGGCGAAACGGTCAAGGATGTCTTTCGCCGGATCGACTGGCTCAAGGTGGCGAAGAAGGCTGGTGGGCTCGCCTTCACCGCCTTTACCGGCATCCCGACGCCCGATCAGATTCAGACGATCGTCGGCACCTTGGAAGGCTTCCTCGCCGATCCGGCAAAGCTCGCCACCAAGGAGAATCTCGAAGCCGCAGTCGAAGGCGTGAAAGGCCTGTTGAAGCCGAAGGGCGAAGGCGACTCGACCAACGTTCCTGAGGAGATCAACGCATTCCGGAAGGCCTTCGACGATCTCCTCGACAAGGCGGGTGTCGAGCAACTCGTTGTCCTGATCGATGACCTCGATCGCTGCTTGCCCGATACCGCGATCGAGACCTTGGAGGCCGTCCGCCTCTTCGTCTTCACGTCCCGCACCGCCTTCGTCGTCGCCGCCGACGAGGCGATGATCGAATATGCGGTGCGCAAACACTTTCCCGATCTGCCGGACACCACCGGTCCGCAGACATATGCCCGGAACTACCTCGAGAAGCTCATCCAGGTGCCCTTCCGCATCCCTGCGCTGGGGGACACGGAAACGCGCATCTATGTGACGCTCCTCCTTGTCGGCGCCGAACTCGGCGACAACGACGAGGCGTTCAACGCCTTGATCAAGGTCGCTCGTGAACGGCTTAAGCGCCCGTGGACCTCGGGTGCGCTCGATGCTGCCACCGTCAGAACCGCTCTCGGGGGCAAGGCTTCGCGCGCCAACAATGCGTTGGCGCTCAGCGATCAGATCGGACCGATCCTCGCCAGCGGAACCAAGGGCAATCCGCGTCAGATCAAGCGATTCCTCAACACGCTCGTCTTGCGGCAGCGCACCGCCGAAGCGAGAGGGTTCGGGGATGACGTCAAGCTGCCTGTGCTCGCAAAACTCATGCTCGCCGAGCGGTTCCTGCCCCGCCTCTTCGATCAGATCGCCGCGGCAGCCGCGGCAGCAGCAAATGGCAAATGCCCGGACCTGTCAGCACTCGAAGCGGCGGCGACCGCCAAGGATGACGCGAAAACTGCGGCCAAGCCGGAGAAGGCCGCAGCCAAAGGCGACGACGCCGTGAAGTCGACTGAGAGCGCGCTTTTGAGCGAGTGGCTATCGTCGCCTGCGATCAAAGCCTGGGCGGCGGTGCCAACCGCGATCGGTGGCGAGGATCTTCGCCCCTACCTCTTCGTCGCCAAGGACAGGAAAGATTATTTCGGCGCCGCCTCAGTGCTCGGCCACCTCGCCGCCGTGGTCGAACAGCTCTTCGGCGGGAAATTCGCGGTGCAGGGCCTCGAAGCCGATCTCAAGCGCCTGGCCACGCCTGAAGCTGCGCAGATCTTCGAAGCCGTGCGCGGCCGCATCGTCGGTGGGGACAGCTTTGACACTGAGCCGCCTGGCGCGGCGGGTTTGGCGGTTCTCGTTAAGGCTCATCCGACCCTGCAGGCCAATCTCGTCGATTTCCTCGAAGCGCTCCCGCGAGATCGTCTCGGTCCATGGGTCTGCGGCGGCTGGGAAGGTGTTCTCAAGGACGGCGATGCGACCCAACGCTTCGACCGCCTTCTTCAGACCTGGGGCAAAGAAGGTGGCGCGATGCTCAAGGCGGCGGCCATGGGTGTTCTTCGCACCCGCCAGGGAGTCCGCTGA
- the qatB gene encoding Qat anti-phage system associated protein QatB, whose product MGTSSAFGGQGGGTPLVPSWLGDDGAPPAAPDGAPPDGGPPDGPPADAPADGAPPAAPPAPPARPPIPPVADPARFSAARNNFSRFAGSGGSDRKSLGRAVSHYVGSSSGGARTAAARMGSARGAGSRLLGFLSDAVARGATEALRALNLGALAGRPIEEIFLGLADYVCPDGGSIDEGIAREAFIETITDLAGAGITDLDGLTADQMQTVFELYATNAIEARLCNDIGAKTITLPSDSREAARVQAQLNDFIRRGVADALTVARAAAAALTPDRVLQFVGRIYEQAFGILQIMGDAEAEGA is encoded by the coding sequence ATGGGCACCTCCAGTGCATTCGGCGGCCAGGGCGGCGGGACGCCCCTCGTTCCAAGCTGGCTAGGCGATGACGGCGCACCGCCTGCCGCTCCAGACGGAGCTCCTCCCGATGGTGGACCACCAGACGGTCCGCCCGCGGATGCGCCAGCAGACGGTGCCCCACCAGCCGCTCCCCCGGCACCGCCGGCTCGCCCGCCCATACCGCCGGTAGCCGATCCCGCGCGCTTCTCAGCGGCACGCAACAACTTCTCGCGTTTCGCTGGTTCGGGCGGCAGCGACCGCAAGAGCCTCGGCCGAGCAGTATCGCACTATGTGGGCTCATCGTCAGGCGGCGCGCGCACAGCAGCCGCAAGGATGGGATCGGCGCGCGGCGCAGGCAGCCGCCTGCTTGGCTTCTTGTCAGACGCCGTTGCGCGCGGCGCGACCGAAGCGCTTCGCGCGCTCAACCTCGGCGCTCTCGCAGGCCGCCCTATCGAAGAAATCTTTCTCGGTTTGGCGGACTATGTGTGTCCTGACGGCGGTTCGATCGACGAAGGCATCGCACGCGAAGCGTTCATCGAAACGATCACAGACCTCGCCGGTGCAGGCATTACCGACCTCGATGGCCTCACCGCCGATCAGATGCAGACTGTGTTCGAGCTGTATGCGACCAACGCGATCGAAGCACGACTCTGCAACGACATCGGCGCGAAGACGATCACCCTGCCGTCGGATAGCCGCGAAGCCGCGCGCGTGCAGGCGCAATTGAACGACTTCATTCGGCGCGGGGTGGCTGATGCGCTCACGGTCGCCCGCGCCGCGGCTGCCGCGCTGACGCCCGATCGCGTGCTCCAGTTCGTCGGGCGCATCTACGAGCAAGCGTTCGGGATCTTGCAGATCATGGGCGATGCGGAGGCGGAAGGCGCATGA
- the qatC gene encoding Qat anti-phage system QueC-like protein QatC has protein sequence MRRHVIIGRYGPGDRSRFPLGDGEVETRLDLVVGERTLDHGIGRAIGDLSRLGVHPSEIGVDILVLAAHVHAADTRISRASESQDGWTREIRLIVPVSDPDRWTAVAPTFVRMLNFLTGDRWSIAFRARPRRFVRVAPARPARLIGPPFDDLALFSGGLDSLIGAIDALENGRTPLLISHAGEGATSDAQSTIFDTLKTHYRGRAFDRLRLWMAYPDGFVRGSGGENTTRGRSFLFFALGVFAGSGLEGAFTLKVPENGLIAVNVPLDPLRLGALSTRTTHPFYIARWNDALHGLGLNGRIENPYWDRTKGEMVAACANGALLRRLVPSSLSCASPTKGRWQGLGTQHCGYCLPCLIRRAALVAGLHPDPDPTVYTVDDLTARALDTRQSEGVQIRSFQLAIERLRARPALAPILIHKPGPLFDESPARQTALAGVYRRGLEEVGALLAGVRTRPG, from the coding sequence ATGAGGAGACACGTTATCATAGGCCGATACGGCCCAGGCGACCGCAGCCGCTTTCCACTTGGCGATGGGGAGGTCGAAACCCGCCTCGACCTGGTTGTCGGCGAGCGAACACTCGATCACGGGATCGGCCGCGCAATCGGCGATCTGTCGCGGCTTGGCGTTCATCCTTCAGAGATCGGCGTGGATATCCTGGTCCTGGCCGCCCACGTCCACGCTGCTGACACGCGCATTTCGCGGGCGAGTGAATCGCAGGATGGCTGGACCCGCGAAATCCGGCTGATCGTCCCGGTTTCCGATCCTGATCGATGGACAGCCGTCGCCCCGACCTTCGTCCGGATGCTGAACTTTCTCACCGGCGACCGCTGGTCGATCGCGTTTCGCGCCCGACCGCGCCGTTTCGTCAGGGTCGCTCCCGCACGTCCTGCTCGGCTCATCGGTCCTCCCTTCGACGACCTCGCGCTATTCTCGGGCGGCCTCGACAGTCTCATCGGCGCAATCGATGCCCTCGAGAATGGCCGTACACCGCTTCTCATCAGTCACGCTGGCGAAGGTGCGACCAGCGATGCGCAGTCCACCATCTTCGACACTTTGAAGACCCACTATCGAGGCCGCGCCTTTGATCGCTTGCGCCTCTGGATGGCATACCCGGACGGTTTCGTCCGCGGTTCAGGCGGAGAGAACACGACCCGCGGCAGGTCGTTCCTGTTCTTCGCCCTCGGCGTCTTCGCTGGAAGCGGACTTGAGGGGGCGTTCACCTTGAAAGTGCCCGAGAACGGCCTCATCGCCGTCAACGTGCCGCTCGATCCATTGCGCCTCGGCGCACTGAGCACGCGCACGACCCATCCTTTTTACATCGCCCGTTGGAATGACGCCCTCCATGGGCTGGGCCTGAACGGCAGGATCGAAAATCCCTATTGGGATAGGACCAAGGGCGAGATGGTCGCGGCCTGCGCCAACGGCGCATTGTTGCGCCGCCTCGTACCCTCATCGCTATCCTGCGCGTCCCCAACCAAGGGGCGCTGGCAGGGTCTCGGCACACAGCATTGCGGCTATTGCCTGCCTTGTCTCATCAGACGGGCAGCACTCGTTGCCGGCCTACACCCCGATCCAGATCCCACCGTCTACACGGTCGATGACCTCACCGCCCGCGCGCTCGACACACGTCAATCAGAAGGCGTCCAGATTCGCTCTTTCCAGCTTGCGATCGAGCGGCTTCGCGCCCGGCCGGCGCTGGCGCCGATTCTCATCCACAAGCCGGGGCCGCTCTTCGATGAATCGCCGGCTCGGCAAACCGCCCTCGCTGGCGTGTACCGGCGCGGCCTTGAAGAGGTTGGAGCACTCCTGGCAGGTGTGAGGACGCGGCCGGGATGA
- the qatD gene encoding Qat anti-phage system TatD family nuclease QatD, with protein MTENAQAVGVDFHCHLDLYPDHEAAIARAEAARIYTLTVTTTPKAWARNHELTRHTRFVRAALGLHPQLVAERAGELPLWERHLPETRYVGEVGLDAGPRFYKSLDTQKHVFRSVLERCAEAGGKILTVHSVRSVPAVLAMIEQYLPQDRGTVVLHWFTGSKSEARRAATLGCYFSVNAEMTRSDRGRSLVSDLPIDRILTETDGPFTQVDGRPSEPADVKTTVAAIADVRRVPVDTVTTTVRSNLRSLLR; from the coding sequence ATGACCGAGAATGCTCAAGCCGTCGGTGTCGATTTCCACTGCCATCTCGACCTCTATCCCGACCATGAGGCCGCGATCGCAAGGGCAGAAGCCGCTCGGATCTACACGCTGACCGTCACGACGACACCAAAGGCCTGGGCGCGCAATCATGAACTCACGCGTCATACCCGCTTCGTGCGCGCTGCGCTCGGGCTGCATCCGCAGCTTGTCGCGGAGCGCGCCGGCGAACTGCCGCTATGGGAGCGTCACCTGCCTGAGACACGCTACGTCGGTGAAGTCGGTCTTGATGCCGGCCCGCGCTTCTACAAATCGCTAGATACCCAAAAGCATGTGTTCCGCAGCGTCCTTGAGCGATGCGCAGAAGCCGGTGGCAAGATTCTCACGGTCCACAGTGTCAGAAGCGTTCCAGCGGTGCTCGCGATGATCGAACAATATCTCCCGCAGGATCGCGGCACCGTCGTGCTTCACTGGTTCACCGGAAGCAAGAGCGAGGCTCGACGTGCGGCGACGCTCGGCTGCTATTTCTCCGTCAATGCCGAGATGACCCGCTCGGATCGCGGCCGCTCCCTCGTCTCCGACTTGCCCATCGATCGGATACTGACGGAGACAGACGGCCCCTTCACTCAGGTTGACGGTCGTCCCAGCGAGCCCGCTGACGTAAAAACCACGGTCGCCGCGATCGCCGACGTCCGGAGGGTCCCGGTCGATACCGTCACGACAACGGTAAGATCGAACCTTCGCTCTTTACTGAGGTGA
- a CDS encoding helix-turn-helix domain-containing protein has product MPTPHNPPAAVRRALRKLGADIHDARRRRRLPMAVVAERAFTSRSTLQRVEAGDTNVSVGIYAGVLQALGLLDGLSQVADISNDSVGQALASADLPKHVHLKRPTGSSRDD; this is encoded by the coding sequence ATGCCCACTCCACACAACCCTCCTGCTGCGGTGCGGCGCGCACTGCGCAAGCTTGGAGCGGACATCCATGATGCCCGTCGACGCCGACGGCTGCCGATGGCGGTCGTAGCCGAGCGCGCCTTCACGTCTCGCTCGACATTGCAAAGGGTCGAAGCTGGGGACACCAACGTCAGCGTCGGCATATATGCCGGCGTCCTGCAGGCGCTTGGCCTGCTCGACGGCCTGAGCCAGGTCGCCGACATCAGCAACGACAGCGTCGGCCAAGCGCTTGCCAGCGCCGATCTGCCTAAGCATGTCCACCTCAAGCGGCCAACCGGATCGTCCCGCGATGACTGA